A window of Eucalyptus grandis isolate ANBG69807.140 chromosome 4, ASM1654582v1, whole genome shotgun sequence genomic DNA:
GCCGCACAGCCTCCCTGGCCAATGTCTGGTGTCATGGGGTGGAATGCATCTCCGGCTACACAGACATTATTTTTGCTTATGTTTCCCAGCAGAATCTCCCATGGGGGTCGAAATCTCAACGGTGACAGGATAAAGTCATCCGGTTCTGTTTTCTCGATAGCAGCTCTCATGTTGTCCGGTATTTTTCCAAGCTTGCCCAACACaaattgcttcatcttggcCGGACTCTCTTCCATCTCTTCATCTGCGTTATGGAAAGTGACTTTGTTTGCTTGTAGCTAATATGAAAAGCAGAGTAAAAGAATCTAACAGTTACCAAAAGCCAACTCATATCGAAGGAAGTACAGATACTCACTCTGgctggaagaagaaaaagtgaagaaccAATAAATAGACTTGTCATTGCAAGGGATGACACCAGATCTAACTCCTTCACCAAAGTACCGAAAGGGTTTAGGCTCGAAATTGTGACCCTGCTCATAATACACGCAGCCCCTGATGGCAGATCGGCCAGCAAAAGAAGGCTTCTTGAAGCCTAGCCATTTTGCCACTGCTGAGTGCACTCCATCACACCCAATTAACACCTAGCATTTTCATATAGAGCATAAGCATAAAGAAAAGTTAAACCGTAGCCATCTTGTTCAGACCATGCAAATTTTGCATAGAAAAAGGGGCTTCTCTCGAGCAAAACTATCTCTGTCACTCTTGGCAGATTTTCCTAATTAATGGTTATTGGCGATGCAATACCTTTGCCTTGAGAATTGACCCATCAGAAAGATGGACCAGCTTAAGGTAGCCTGATTCCTCGATCGACACAACCCTGGATGAATACCTTATAGTGCTGCTAGGAAGTTCATTCGCAAGAGTTTCCAACAAGGTTCTCCTCTGCACGCAACGGATTTCATGGCCTCGTCTGCGATAGAtgcacaaaattgaaaagacatgCCATCCATAACACACCATTAACAAAGGAAATTAAGAATCTGTTGAAATTTGCGCAAGAAATGTGAGGAATTGATCTGTTTTATTTGAATGGCTAATTTCAAAAGCAATTTTAAGTCACATAAATTGTCATGAATTTGAGCAACTTAACTGTGTCCCCGGGGCATCAAATTGTCTCTCTACTGTAGAAAGTCCAGATTCTGTGGAAGCAGTCTGCGTCCTGAACCAGAACCTCTCaaatatcaattcaaattgGGCACAGAGCAACGAGAAAAGGAACTAGCTGTTGAATTAATATCATGTCAAACATCTTTTTCATCTAGAGTTGATGGATATATGTTGCATATCAGAATCCAGATGGCATGTAAAGGTGCTCACTCAATTCTAGCGTGGGTACTCAGCAATATCAGGATGTCTTTAATCCCTCTCCTATTGCGTTCCCTGTTAAAGCTGGAACAAATGTCTAACTCTCGAGAGGAAATATCACCATCCACAGACACTCACACTTCTGGGAGCATGAGGCTTGGAAATCATTCTCATTGATAACAAGCTCAAATTCTAACGGGAAGTCAACATAAGCCATTTCATGATCGTGTAAGAATGCTTCTCAATGGTCATTGCAAATTAGAATGGCTTGTCTGCCCTATGCCCTCGATGCGGGCTCAGCTGAGTGAAAAACAATAGGTGGTCAGGTAAGACGGTAGGCTGATCCAATCACTAAAAAGCTCATGTCTCTATTTGTGGGTTCAATGCTATGTCGCACTACACATTCAAATTAATTGgaattatcaaatgaatttattcctGAGAGTAAGAAATTTATTCATCTTAGCCACAGCAAGGAGGAGGATTTCTTCAGTCACCCAAAAAGTTGGCTGTACTGTCGCCGGAGCGGTTCTCCGATGCCGACTGCATCCAAGGCCCGCCAAGCATTTGTCCATGTCGTGAGGGAGAACCCCATGGTTCTCAACCCATCAGACGACTCCAGAACCAAGCTTCTAATGCCAAGCCTGCAACACACAACAGATTATTAGCACTCTCCTGAATATCAGAGACATACTAACAAACATAAAGAGGGTGAGAATGAGACAGCAGATCAAGAAGCTTTTAGAGAACGACTCTTTCAAGTTGTAGCTTCTCCAATTCCAGTACAATCACCTGTGAAGTCCTAAAGCCGTAGTGAGGCCTGCTATGCCAGCACCGACAATCACTATGTCTTCAACTGCTTCCATGAATTAACAGcttgatttctctctctctctctctctcctctccggTGAAATCTGCTATAAAGAGAGATAAAAGAGGCAAAGACGACGAAGACAAACTTTAGAAAGATGATGACGGCATGCAACGACAGATAGGACACTAATGACGGAAGCGAATACGTAAATTGGTCTGGTCAACACTAAACAGTAACCACTAACCAGCACTTGTTGAAAATATCTAGGATTGATATCATATGAGAACATATTCAGTGGTTCGTGAGTGCCACGTCATCATCTGACGTGGCACTCACGAATTTATTGATACCCAATTAAAAATTGAcacatttcattaaaaaaattaaattaaaaacccCTTAATCCACCTAGATTTCCCTCTTCATCCTCTTCCGTTTGCACGCAGGAACCCAACCTCCGCCCCTCCAGGCTCCTTCTGCCATCGCCACCAGCGGAGTTGGAGTTGTCGGCACCGCATCAAACCAGTTTGGCTGTCTCCTCCGCCCATGCCTCAATTCCAAATCCAGCGAGATGACGGAGAGAGTGGACGCGAAGATTATCTCCAAATCTGGTTTGCTTCTCCAGATCTTGGCTCGTCCATGGCTGTCGGCGAAGAGCTCAACAACTTTGCCACAGACTGAGAAGCCATCCATGGCCGACCGCTCCTCTACATCTCTAGATCTGGTTTGCAGCAAACCAGATCTAGTTTACTGCTCAAAAGCTTCGAGCTCCGGTCTTGGCTCGTCCATGGTTGTCGGCAACGAGCTCAACAGCTTTGCCGCAGACCGAGAAGTCGTCCATGGCCAACTGCTCCTCTGCATCTCCAGATCTGTTTTGCCGCAACGCTCCTCTACATCTCCAGATCTGATTTGCTGCTCAACAGCTTTGAGCTCGAGTCTTGGCTCGTCCATGGCTGCCGGCGACGAGCTCAACAGCTTTGCCGCAAATCGTGGCGGCCACGGTGGGGTAGTGGTTTAGGGAcggtggcggcagcggcgacTTGGGTGGTGGAGATGGCGGAGCTCAGGCGAAGCGGAGgtcgaagatggaggagaaaagagaaaaaaaaattaaccttttAGATTTTCATGTCAACATCCACGTGTCAATTTTTAATTGGGTATCAGTAAATTCGTGAGTGCCACGTCAGCTAATGACGTGGCACTAACGAACCAcagaatatttttttgatatgaTGAATAATTATAAACTGATATACGtgtcacaaatttactttaaattaattttttgatcataaaaatccccaaattgatatacctgtAATAAATTTGTTCaaactaaccataaaaaaaaaaaatccaaaaatgatatgtttgtgataaatttattccaaacaaatttattcaatcacaaaaaccctaaacttatgcatttgtgacaaatatatcattcGTTGGATTAATACGACAAAAAATTAACTGTAataaatggagagtaaaatcccaaaccagTATACCAGTTAACTgttacgtgtcatttaacttaataatttgacgataaaatttaatagaaactaacatagataaatttatcataaatacaCAAGTTTAAGGGAAcgaacaacttgctcctgtgtcGATGAGAGCAATAACAATGTGATAGGTTTAGCAAACTTTGATGTGAGGATTTTTACGGGGAAATGGGGACAATATATGTCAAGATTCGGTTCtgggatgatggtgatatatggaaaatatcttcgGACTCCGAGCCCCACTCTCCTCACCTAAGTTTGGTAAGAAGGAATGGCACAAAGTGTTTGTTTAGATGGTTCTTCATCGgcgagaataaggattcaatatcatcattttcaagagaaatacctatttcattctcaatgtgatggattagatgattctgacattttctcgcttgaggacaatttttggcaaaatgtcatttctgattgcaaatgtagcaacggtttgattttttgtggcttgtgcgatcctttcttttgcgtaggtatcgccatttcttctttttccagaaatgcttggagccatgtttggatttgtttatccaaacttcttgtagtgtttcttcttccggaatacttgccacatgtaccatcacgccttttcttggagcatttaatTTTCAACTCCTAACGGAGCAAGCGATTCAAGGCGTTTGTCATCCGTGATGATGTATGTACGGACCATCTggcgttttaagcataattcttttaggcatagatggatttcttgctgtatttctcccaatggaatatcttgtactcgcctttgttttccaaagaacgatctttcaaccatctgggatagttctttcgggatggaagtaaggaaaacatgcttcagatttggtttgctccaacttgataaaATGTTTGAAGCATTATCCggtaatgcttatcaagatgtttcctCTGAGAGCAGCATCGTCTTtcgaaaaactctcttctttttttctttttctttttttttggtgacccaggtgCGCCGCTTCACGGcggagagtaaaccctgggATGGGTAGGGCCCCCACCGCTGGCCCATCCACAGGTAAGACGCGCGTTGAGCATTGAAGCACTGCGTCCACGAAGTCTCGAACTCTTCCCCTTGGCGTGGAGGGTACCAAGCCTTAACCGCGCGGCCACCACGGGCGGTGgtaaaaaaaaactctcttctttttatctctataagatcaccgggttttcccacaaagacatgatataagagagtgatggcatggctgaaattaggtgacatcaGAAAATGGATCTGGTCTTGTTCTGAAAGTGATTGCCACCAGAGTTTCAAGcttcctgtgaatcttgtaacaaagttgtacaagacatcattcatatcatggttggtgatagactgggtattcagccaagtatgaaattcttcaagccttatcgaccatttgtgataaggaatatcatcaatggtaaagaattgttttgatgctataGATACATGCTGAGTAGGATTGCTTGTCTGACCCATTTCTAGGTCagaataatttgattccatatcatcatctagggggtcagccatgaatattgatgaagttactggtgCAATGGGAAGAGTATCAactgtaggaattgagaaggatgaagaggaggagagggataCTGAAGATTCTGCTTCAGTATCATGAGAAGTTTGTTCTACTGGGAGCAGAGTCTGTTTTTCTAGATTGGGAGGATCAGGTTGTTCAGGTTGTTGGATAACAGAGTCAGGTTCCTAGGTGCCTAAATCCTTTaaaaaagattctaatggatttgatagcatcatctgatctggcctttctcttataacaatggaacttgatCCTGTAGGTggtgttttttctttccccttttctttctgtAGGGCTTTGAGGCAATTTCGTATGTCTGCCATATCCGGCTCTCTTCTGTAAGGATCTGttggaatagtggcaaaaatggaTGTTTGTGGCGGTGGGGGTAAATACCCGGTTTTAACAGGAGGTGCCGATGGGTCAAACggtctgaaccttccttcttcaagaagctgaatttgttttttgagcttctctatttctggcttcggattttcaaaataatggtacccaagatgttgtcctgattccaaggcgtgaagccttttctggaattcagaaagtatctttttggtactttcatcataccttcggagatcttgttgcacatttccaattttggagtcaattgccttgaaggcattgttttgtgccaacagagtctctgattgccaatttagaacagcttcagcagcagaggtttttttctgtctcccatgttcatccacatcagtgggagtagggactttaggaacatggcggtatctaccatggggatcaataaactcttcgcAAGCGGAatgagagtttagaactttccttgacaagaggaggaaaatcgGTATCCCGAAACATAGCGATAGAAGAAGTGGGTTGTGCTTCTTCCGGAACTTCGAGGGGGTAAGAGTGCTTCTTAGCCCActtaaggattggcttataaaatggagagaggacttgctttttctagggaggagatggtggtggtgtttttggtggatccGTAAGGCTTGGAATGTAGTCTTCGGACtcgtggtggaggtggtgcataagaaaccatgaattggtatttatcacattcaccaagagtatcaacggaggaatctccgtcCAAGTACCTTTGGAACATCTTATCCTTTAGCCTTTTCCGTCGAGGTGGAGATTTTGCAAAAAGGTCTACCTCGTCAGAGAATCTATGCGGAGGAACATTGGCGAAAGGATCccaaaacaatgaccataattgtctttatagtaatgaacaggatgtccatcaccatcgAAGTGTCGAACAtgtttttttggatctggcttggaaatggattgaggaacacatggttcaatcatgaagagggtttggaagatagaaggactttcttccttttccttgccaaatttgatggaaacagttccatcttttttccttacgaactctgagtccgtagactggaaaggcttgttgtgctgatgtagcttttcgtagttggtaatccaggtctctggaaggagcttagccaacgtatcctttggaatctgtctaggaacatggatacaggatGCCTGGTTATTctgcatggagatgaacaaggcatcttcattaccgttgttgaagttgaggtcaagtgcatggttctgcactcgataaaccatctagtaatgtagtgttgcagctacagagtcagcagtttgaggagCTCCAGTAAATTGAACTtggactttcataaaagaaagtaactggGGATTTGAAAGGGCGATGTTGAAGTTGGGGTACAGAGTGACAAAAATTGTTTCtacattcaaagtagtttgaatagtaccaatgcaagcatgctggtattgtaaaaacctggTGTCTAACAACgctattcttgccacaactggcaaacctttacGACCGTGGAACGTGAGAGCAAGatgaacagctccataatggacatgagtgtatcctgttgagcccattgtctcgggaaattctggagggatctggagagtaacaaagtattctTTTTCAGTAGCAGGAATGGGATGCtgatcgaatttggaggactggacgtactcctttacttgctttggggtttggtgaataagctGGCGGATGAAGCGGATgggtgaaaatgatgaggttGGTTTGGCgaaagcagaataagggttcatgagggggagttgggtttcagaaatctttgtttcatcgctaagagagacttcatagagataatctatcttagaagcattggaAACTCGAAATTCTGgaggtgttgaagatgaagatgaaggtgcaagagaaactggtgcttcgaagatttctggttctgtagacatgatgagaagagatcttctcagctcTGGATTCACCTatcaagcgcatggaatggataacatcaaaaacgaaaccatggctctgataccatgaatggacctagacttagaaccagggaaggagagtaaatttcctgcaggtatgcatcccacagtgggcgaacaacccgttcaagcccttcaaggacagccttttagcagaaaaccactcgccatttagttcagagcctagagacactcagagattttgagataaatttatcgcacgtgtatcaatttgggatttttcagggCATTAATCCAAATATTTATGGTGAGTTAGTAGTTCTTGTTCTTACTTTATCCACCTCGGCTATTGACTTGTTCTTTCTAGTCTAATGTATTAGTTGATACCAAAACCAACTGTGCTTTTTTCCCATTGCCTTTGTGGCTCgaggcattttttatttaaacaaTTTTTCCCCTATCGGGCCTAAGCAATCATTCCCCTTATGAGATCCTATTTGGTTCGGCCTCATATAAGAGTCACTTGATACTTTTTGGGTGGACATGTTATCCTCACATGGGCCCATTAATCATTACTAAGGCTTGTCCTTTATTGAATTTAATACACTCGTCTATCTAACCTAGTAATGTAGCTGATTCCTATTTAGTCTGTTGCATTGCATTATCGAAGATCCCATTAGCACATTATCGTTTTAAATGTTAGTTCAATAATAGTGTTCATACTCGTGTGTGCTAGCACACGAATCTTATTTTCAAGGAGAATTATCCATAAAACGTTAAATCTATTGTTTGGTTCAATTCAatctttaactttttaatttgatcaacaTTTTTCACCGTAGTTTTTCCtgccaattttgattttaagTTATTGATGGTTCAATTAGCGTCGATTATCCAAGTTGTTCTACATGGCATAGCTAGGATGGCCGGCGTGATCtagacaatttttgcaatttcttttaaattttcgaagtattttcttttttatcctcttccttttttctctcttttctttttctattttcctctgTTGATTGCTAAGGCCTCAGCAATGGCTGGCAGTAGGAGTGTTAGAACCAAACCAAAAcagaaattgaaccaaaatttcttgcattttcagttcggttcgatttttggTTTGGATAACCGAAAAATAACGCCCTCTTCTTcgatttagatttttttggttcatttcgGTTAACCGAACTGAAATTTACACATTCTCTCTCCTTACTCACACCTCTCAAAATCGCCATCAAGAAACCctaatgttcatctttcttctccATTCCATTACTGCGCCTTGTTACAGTAAAATCGTCTCAGTTACTAGTTGCCTTGCAAGACTTCGCCGGAAAGCTTGGCAACAAGACCGGCTCAACTAGACAGGGGTTGATCTGTCGTGGTGGTGGTCGCCGGAGCTGTTGCTGTCGGGTTAAAGCACAAGAGCAAGCTGAGAGAGGGGAACAAACTGAGATAGAGACTACAAGGAGGGGGGAtactttcacaaaaaaaaaaaaaaagaagtctgCCTGCACATACAGAGAAAgacaaaatgaagagagaatAACGTTAGAGTGGAGAGAacacaaaaaagaggaaaacgccAAAGAAGAGCAGTAAAATGTCATTTCTTGGGACTAGTGTTTCACCAACGCTGTTTCagtttcttagaaacgtttccggaacacttctgtacggaaagtgttcccgagaacaaaaagaacgaaacgcgtttggttgcgtttatgttctttttttttgttttttcgtttcgaacgaaataagaacaaaaaagaaacaacaatttgttgtttcttactCCGTAAACATTTCTTGAAGAaacatttctcttctctctcttcttcttctcttcttcttttcttctttttttcttctttttttctttcgccggtcgccggccttggccatggccggcgaccgaccgtcgaggctcgggctcgccctgatccggcgaggccgagcctcgccatggccgggcgagctcgagctcgcccggatccggcgacgctcggcctcgccggatctggcgaggctacCGGCCCCGTTGGCCGAGTcgccgaggccggtgaccggccgaaaaaaaaataaaaaataaaaaataaaataaaaatgtttaaaaaattaaaagaaacaaaaaaagaataaaatttaccaaacgtgtttctattcattttttattcccgagcaaacgttaccaaacgcgttcttttgttcaaaaattgttccccggaacaaaaacacttttttttgtttcgttcccggaacaaaaaaagaacagaaacgttaccattcgcaccatAAATCTCCGGCCACCGATCCACTGCAACTAGCGACATCCAAGCTCGTCGTCATGTCATCCTTTAGTAGCACCCGCATTGATCCTCGACCCAGTGTtgtccctctttctctttctcgaCTGTCTGGCTATCTCCTCTCAAGCGAGCAGAGTGTgtacctttttaaaaaaaaaacaggccCCTTCAATGTCAGAACGTGAAGACCTCACAATTTACTTTGTGAaatgggccaaaaaaaaaaaaaaaaggaggaaaatcgaaaaaccgaaccgattTCGGTTTGGATCATATTTAGTTTGGTTCAAACACTCACCCTAACAATTATGTTCGGATTTCTTGGAAATCCGAATTGTTGACACCCCTAATTGGtgggccataggcaagggcatcGTGTCCCTCGTTGGCCATCACTGAGGCCCTAGCAAAGGcaaataggaaataaaaatgtaaagaaaagaaaaagaaaaaaaaagaaggaaaaagttaagaaaattttaaaaaaaaaaattacaaatatcattCATGTTAGTGCCAACTGTACCATATGGGCTAACGTTGATGATAGCAATATCCAACTAAAATTGGTTTGAATGACTACTttagaaaattgtccaaatcttTAGAACTatattagccaaattaaaaaatttatgactgattTGGCGATCATGCAATAGGttgaagactttttggacaactttTCCCTTATTTCAACATGGTTGTAAGTTAAGTATTTCAAAGATACATAAGGTTAAAAACATTTCAAAAGTTGAAACTTGTGATTTCTTATATATCAAAAACTTCATTGATATGTATGATTTATATAGTCTAGCATCACTGAACCAAGTAAATGATCTTAATATGTATTATCTATGTTAGGCGGCAAAGCTTTTTCTAAGAGATATGTGAGGAAGAGAATTCATACATATATGTATTGCAAAATGTTTTTAGGTGACACATAAGAACAAAAGGAACGATGTTTCTTTTCAATCTATActaaaaaagttcaaatattttttattttattttaatgtcaACATACAGAATTAAGTAATTGAAATTATTCCACATATATTAATAGTTAGTAATGACATCATTATATATTACatgaatcaattttaaaataattttaagtagCATAATGTTagataaatgaaataattaagtttttttcttttggaatgaAAGTAATTGCTTCAATGTGAGGCGAAGAGAAGTGGAAGGGAATGGTTTGTACATATACGaactattttctttatctttcccTTATTTTGGCGGAGTGGGGTCAAGTTCCAATCCGTCATCTTTTTATCGGACTAAAACTTCATATGTTTAGATGTTATCTTTTGTTACTTCGTGGTCTCATTCTTATTTTGGCCTTTTCAAATACTTATGTCAAGTTTTATTGGGGACAgatatattatattttcatcCAACTACACATTTAAATACAAGTTTTTAAATGGGCTCGAACCCATttgaaatgatgaaaaacattttcattttacaaACTCTAAAGCAAATGCTGTCTGAGATAATGAATGGCAGTTGATTCCATTGCGACAAACTTCCTGTCCGGCGAAAAGTTTCTCTAGTTGCAACGTTGGAATTTTGTAATGGTTGATTCGATGTGTTGACTTTATAGCGGCCCGGCATATAAAAGGATGAGTGAAGTCTTTTCGTCAATAAAGAACCAACAAATTTGCCAAAAATGCAAAATCATGAGTTATGAATGGTAGTTGACTTTATTTATGTGAATAAGACTCCTCCGTTACATTCCTGAAACCATACATAAAAGTTCCCTCATGGGACTTTCTGTACTTCACTTCACAAAGCTGTCTCTAGCTAGACAAGAACCCTTTCTCTGGTATTTGAGAGGCGAAGCAAACCTATCACAGCTTGACACAACTATCTCCCCTATTAGTATTGtgtgtaagagttttcctaatgtggactaaattaattgatattgtaatttgctgtttttacggttaccgtaaaacagggttggtctaaagagagatagaatgtttcttaattagtctaatatgggctggctagtgtgggccgagttgagcctagcccgtaatgagggggactggctggaaactctataaatagtgctcaagtctctcctctaaccctaattctcacatgtatcctcacctaagggcgtttacctaacgctaaacgtgaggggggccgcctcattgagccagtgatacggagggcaatagaggagaatgacttgatgcgtggatccccttgatatatgtgggtaatccttttctgcttccgctttatgttcaaTGGATCCTAAAATaagtgcgttaatctttctactcaattatgcatgttcttgttctggttatggagatcttggggttgcgcaatttgcgtccaacatgtagtatcagagcctccataaccTTAGAACTTGAACGCAattgattttgccctaatttgtatggattagccctaattagtgcggatcttgccctaatttgcgattttcgagacttttcgttcaataaaaattaaattaaattatatattcggaCTGGGCTTGATGAGACGAAGAAAATCGTGGATGGCGCGTCGCCGGAGGAGGCCACACGGgcccccacgcgcggccacgCGCCTCCTGCACGTCGAACACGCGCCGCGCGTGTGctccacgcgccgcgcactcaggcggcgcgtgcaGGCGTGTGGAGGCTCCGTTCGGCGCGTGGCTGGTAGCGTTGGACTCGTATGGTGATTTCCTATCtcgtggtatatttattttatatttttgatgattttatggatgtgaaaatacatacggaaccctaaatacgtgtatttttgcgtatttttcttatattttctgtgtttttggaaatataagtgttgggttataggtatattatcacataatcATTATAATGTGTGatttatcaataaaaatcaaattttattgtGAACTGAGGCTGGtttaatgagatacaaccattatggAATAGTAATTGAGCTATGTATTGAGctgatgagaaacagtaaaTGTTATAAAACTTTTATTGCTCAAGCATACTCATTGACACGCTAGTAATCTTTGAACGATGGACGTTTTAAGAACTCGTTACCAAACTAattgtactgattaacatatctgatgtatgtgggtaatgcatgccAATTAAattactgcatattgtacatgaactcatctggtcacttgttaatgtctatcaagttgaatatttttatggtaaAGGAGTATAGCAATATTTAcgcagagcaatagtatctactgttaaattttagatatttggttctctagtttgactcaattaataggccactggttgattacaatgataatttgttgcttaaaattggctaataaatcagatGTTGGCtttggagtcatgttttgccgtatgaaactcatgagcaatagtTGATTAGTTATCAAGCTTGTTGATTTGGTGCACCCcgtattactattgatgttaatttgtgagagatattttCGATCagtattctttttatgttgttctaGTAATATGTAATCAGagtgcataagagatgttttattctctgttatgagaagtttcttgtattactgtg
This region includes:
- the LOC104418964 gene encoding monooxygenase 2 codes for the protein MEAVEDIVIVGAGIAGLTTALGLHRLGIRSLVLESSDGLRTMGFSLTTWTNAWRALDAVGIGEPLRRQYSQLFGTQTASTESGLSTVERQFDAPGTQRGHEIRCVQRRTLLETLANELPSSTIRYSSRVVSIEESGYLKLVHLSDGSILKAKVLIGCDGVHSAVAKWLGFKKPSFAGRSAIRGCVYYEQGHNFEPKPFRYFGEGVRSGVIPCNDKSIYWFFTFSSSSQNEEMEESPAKMKQFVLGKLGKIPDNMRAAIEKTEPDDFILSPLRFRPPWEILLGNISKNNVCVAGDAFHPMTPDIGQGGCAALEDGIVLARCLGEALRDKQGMSSEEEYKRIEMGLKSYAKERRWRAFELISTAYMVGYIQQSNGKVLNFLRERVLASFLARLRLKMASYDCGKLRAS